The Campylobacter sp. CNRCH_2014_0184h genome includes a window with the following:
- a CDS encoding YqhA family protein, translating to MLERFFENLLVKSRLVTILPVIFGLIGAFVLFFIASYDVIKVLKYVFEYFMLPNSTVDLHEDIVGLIIGAVDLYLMALVLFIFSFGIYELFISEIEDFKQTKQSKVLEVHSLDQLKDKLAKVIIMVLVVNFFQRILQMQLNTVLDMTYLAGSILALCVGLYFLHKSDH from the coding sequence ATGCTAGAAAGATTTTTTGAGAATTTATTAGTTAAAAGTCGTTTGGTTACTATTTTACCTGTGATTTTTGGTTTAATAGGGGCTTTTGTTTTATTTTTTATCGCAAGTTATGATGTGATTAAAGTTTTAAAATATGTATTTGAATACTTTATGTTGCCAAATTCTACGGTAGATTTGCATGAAGATATTGTTGGTTTGATTATAGGAGCTGTGGATTTATATTTGATGGCTTTGGTTTTATTTATTTTTTCTTTTGGAATTTATGAGCTTTTTATTAGCGAAATAGAGGATTTTAAACAAACAAAGCAGTCAAAAGTTTTAGAAGTGCATAGTTTAGATCAGCTAAAAGATAAGCTTGCAAAAGTGATCATAATGGTTTTAGTTGTAAATTTTTTTCAAAGAATTTTACAAATGCAACTTAATACAGTTTTGGATATGACTTATTTAGCAGGTTCTATTTTGGCTCTTTGTGTGGGACTTTATTTCTTGCATAAAAGTGATCATTAA
- a CDS encoding aspartate-semialdehyde dehydrogenase, whose product MKKIAIVGATGAVGEELLNVLDELDFPVESILPLASVKSAGSEVEFRGKSYKVKELTPSVFKENPVDIAFFSAGGNISAEYAKYAVECGAVVIDNTSHFRMDENVPLVVPECNSEDIKDWEKTGVIANPNCSTIQMVHVLKPLDDAFNLKRVDVSTYQAASGAGKEGMEELVQGMQSFFAFKLDKFEAKTFPYTLALNLIPQIDVFSDNGYTKEELKMVNETQKILHKKLEISATCVRVPVLRSHSEAITMHFEKDVDVAKVREILSKAPSVVVIDDVENKKYPMPLFTSDTNETYVGRIRRDINHKNILHLWCVADQIRVGAATNAVRIAQKWLELV is encoded by the coding sequence ATGAAAAAAATAGCTATTGTAGGTGCAACAGGAGCAGTTGGTGAAGAACTTTTAAATGTCTTAGATGAGCTTGATTTTCCAGTTGAAAGTATTTTGCCATTAGCAAGTGTAAAAAGTGCAGGTAGTGAAGTAGAATTTAGAGGTAAAAGCTATAAAGTAAAAGAATTAACTCCAAGTGTTTTTAAAGAAAATCCTGTAGATATTGCTTTTTTTAGTGCTGGAGGAAATATAAGTGCTGAGTATGCAAAATACGCAGTAGAATGTGGTGCTGTGGTGATTGATAATACGAGCCATTTTAGAATGGATGAGAATGTTCCTTTGGTGGTTCCTGAGTGCAATAGTGAAGATATTAAAGATTGGGAAAAAACAGGGGTTATTGCTAATCCAAATTGCTCTACCATACAAATGGTACATGTTTTAAAACCACTTGATGATGCATTTAATCTAAAAAGAGTAGATGTAAGTACTTATCAAGCAGCAAGTGGCGCAGGTAAAGAAGGTATGGAAGAACTAGTTCAAGGAATGCAAAGTTTTTTTGCTTTTAAACTAGATAAATTTGAAGCAAAAACTTTTCCATATACTTTGGCTTTAAATTTGATTCCTCAAATTGATGTTTTTAGCGACAATGGCTACACCAAAGAAGAATTAAAAATGGTAAATGAAACGCAAAAAATATTGCATAAAAAACTTGAAATTTCAGCAACTTGCGTAAGAGTTCCTGTGCTTAGAAGCCATAGTGAAGCTATTACTATGCATTTTGAAAAAGATGTTGATGTTGCTAAAGTTAGAGAGATACTTTCTAAAGCACCAAGTGTTGTTGTGATTGATGATGTAGAAAATAAAAAATATCCTATGCCACTTTTTACAAGTGACACTAACGAAACTTATGTAGGAAGAATTAGACGTGATATTAATCACAAAAACATTTTACATTTATGGTGCGTGGCTGATCAAATTCGTGTAGGAGCTGCTACAAATGCAGTGCGTATTGCGCAAAAATGGCTAGAATTGGTTTAA